A DNA window from Ignavibacteriales bacterium contains the following coding sequences:
- a CDS encoding DUF5683 domain-containing protein has product MKYRILITGLLALFITTISLSQYLHLPTYKSSKTFLTGNLQNDFVMQENQMKDIDGSDSNGNLVAKNKYFPLAAGLFSAVIPGVGQFYTKSYWQSAAFFGAEVLTWVIYAAYEKKGDRQTDAFQNYADEHWSVVQYADWININFGRTININQDLSLHSWERVNWDELNTVEEQIAQTDPPTGFTHKLAPYSDQQYYEMIGKYSQFGGGWDDATAYTKADVIANNGIGNVSPRFIEYSNMRGEANSFYNIATTVSYVIVANHVFSALEAALNASKINHRIQLQGHVQSRRIYGNLIEFVPTLQVKYEL; this is encoded by the coding sequence ATGAAATATCGAATTTTAATAACCGGACTCTTAGCGCTATTTATCACAACCATTTCTCTCAGCCAATATCTTCATCTCCCGACATATAAATCCAGCAAAACATTCCTCACGGGGAATTTACAAAATGATTTCGTTATGCAAGAAAATCAGATGAAAGATATCGATGGTTCTGATTCCAATGGTAATTTGGTTGCGAAGAATAAGTATTTTCCGTTAGCTGCCGGATTGTTTTCGGCTGTTATACCAGGCGTAGGACAATTCTATACGAAAAGTTACTGGCAAAGTGCGGCTTTTTTTGGTGCAGAAGTTTTAACGTGGGTTATCTATGCTGCGTATGAAAAAAAAGGTGATCGGCAGACAGATGCGTTCCAAAACTATGCGGATGAACACTGGTCGGTTGTGCAGTATGCTGATTGGATCAATATAAACTTTGGCAGAACAATCAATATCAATCAGGATCTGAGTCTTCATTCCTGGGAAAGAGTTAATTGGGATGAATTAAATACCGTTGAGGAACAGATAGCACAGACCGATCCGCCGACAGGCTTTACGCATAAACTTGCGCCGTACAGTGATCAGCAGTATTATGAAATGATTGGAAAATATTCACAGTTTGGCGGTGGATGGGATGATGCAACCGCATATACAAAAGCCGATGTCATTGCAAATAACGGGATCGGTAATGTCTCTCCGCGATTTATAGAATACAGTAATATGAGAGGTGAAGCAAACAGCTTTTACAATATTGCCACCACTGTCTCGTATGTTATCGTTGCGAATCACGTTTTCAGCGCGCTTGAAGCAGCTTTGAATGCCTCTAAGATTAATCATAGGATTCAATTGCAGGGGCATGTTCAATCAAGAAGAATTTATGGAAACCTAATAGAGTTTGTGCCGACGCTTCAAGTTAAATATGAATTGTAG